Proteins encoded together in one Halalkaliarchaeum sp. AArc-CO window:
- a CDS encoding oligosaccharyl transferase, archaeosortase A system-associated gives MSESNEETDDAGTSVLETLQEYYHVPVLGFLVGVILWFRLQAYDNFVVGGEVYFRGNDPWYHYRETMYAVENYPNTMPYEVWTGFPYGRLVGQFGTLYDQITATIILLVGLGSPTEAQAMSVMLVMAPLFGAAAAIPTYFICRRFAGRLASLVGILVLALLPGTFLSYTLVGFYDHHAAEVFFQAAAVIGLLIAFAVAEREKPVWELVVDRDTEALKRPAKWATGAGVLVALYMYTWQPGVLLVGIVGLFVVLKMTSDVAHGDSPEPAAFAAAVSMGVTGVLMVIPLDRFTFGVTDYSLTQVFLPLAVAGGAVFLAFLARQWEQREIQPMAYPVATLGLIGISVGIFAVVLPDAWSTIETNLLRTVGFSAGAETRTIGEAQPFLAESVLQQQGMTPVERIIEEYGLAFFIAALGAVTLLAKPLIGSDDTNDTGYAVAGIAVIGTVLLLPAIPGAIGGVLGMAWQLVGLLIAAGIIAGAFYRVEYDVEETFLVVWAAFIASAAFTQTRFNYYLAIVVVVLTAYFLQELLVRIDLAEPSLADLKNVKGWQVMVVGTVVVLLLVPLVAVATPAWTAGAGTGPGAVTQWDDSLDWMSEETPHPGELEGHDNPMEYYGTYERPADGDFDYPDGAYGVQSWWDYGHWITTRGERISNANPFQQHATEAANFLLAPSEDDARDVLARQSDEGENTRYVMVDYQMTTPGSKFGAPIVWYDENPDLEREDFYTTMWQQIQEGEQEGGAQPVGFVQEQRYYESLMVRLYEYHGSAQDPRPIVIQWEEQTYTNVETGEEIDVKQMPTGDEEFVLEFDTMEEAEEYIEENDNAQIGGVGPYPSERVPALEHYRLVKASDSSAMIPGTEYVNHLQRTAQMTGLSPDALIETQPQWVKTFERVPGATIEGENATPGEDVVAQVPMEVPATGETFTYTQYATADEDGEFEFTVPYSTIGYDEYGPDNGYTNVSVRATGEYTIMEEGIEEQDGELVQYLDTTDVHEGQVVGDDPDPVSVTLEPEALDLGQAPTGEDEENGADEESDGDEEPNGDEEETEGNGDTDESLVAPTLVG, from the coding sequence ATGAGTGAATCGAATGAGGAGACCGACGACGCCGGGACGTCGGTCCTCGAAACCCTCCAGGAGTACTATCACGTTCCGGTTCTCGGATTCCTCGTCGGCGTGATACTGTGGTTCCGCCTTCAGGCGTACGACAACTTCGTCGTCGGTGGCGAGGTGTACTTCCGCGGGAACGATCCGTGGTACCACTACCGGGAGACGATGTACGCCGTGGAGAACTACCCGAATACGATGCCCTATGAGGTCTGGACCGGGTTCCCGTACGGCCGCCTGGTCGGCCAGTTCGGGACGCTGTACGATCAGATCACCGCGACGATCATCCTGCTCGTCGGGCTCGGGAGTCCCACCGAGGCGCAGGCGATGAGCGTGATGCTCGTGATGGCACCCCTCTTCGGCGCGGCAGCAGCGATTCCGACGTATTTCATCTGTCGGCGTTTCGCCGGCCGGCTCGCGAGCCTCGTCGGGATCCTGGTGTTGGCTCTCCTTCCGGGAACGTTCCTCAGCTACACGCTCGTCGGGTTCTACGATCACCACGCGGCAGAAGTCTTCTTCCAGGCCGCTGCGGTGATCGGCCTACTGATCGCCTTCGCCGTCGCGGAACGGGAAAAACCCGTCTGGGAGCTCGTCGTCGACCGTGACACCGAGGCGCTGAAACGGCCCGCGAAGTGGGCGACCGGCGCCGGTGTACTGGTCGCGCTGTACATGTACACCTGGCAACCCGGCGTCCTCCTGGTCGGTATCGTCGGACTGTTCGTCGTCCTGAAGATGACCAGCGACGTCGCACACGGTGACAGCCCCGAACCGGCCGCCTTCGCGGCGGCCGTTTCGATGGGGGTTACGGGAGTGTTGATGGTGATCCCGCTCGATCGGTTCACGTTCGGCGTCACCGACTATTCGCTCACCCAGGTGTTCCTCCCGCTTGCGGTCGCCGGCGGTGCAGTGTTCCTCGCGTTCCTGGCCCGGCAGTGGGAACAGCGGGAGATCCAGCCGATGGCGTATCCGGTGGCCACGCTCGGTCTCATCGGGATTTCGGTCGGGATCTTCGCCGTTGTCCTCCCGGACGCCTGGAGCACGATCGAGACGAACCTCCTTCGGACAGTCGGCTTCAGTGCCGGGGCCGAGACGCGGACGATCGGCGAAGCGCAACCGTTCCTCGCGGAAAGCGTCCTCCAGCAGCAGGGAATGACGCCCGTCGAGCGGATTATCGAGGAGTACGGCCTCGCGTTCTTCATCGCCGCGCTGGGTGCGGTCACGCTGCTCGCGAAGCCACTGATCGGAAGCGACGACACCAACGACACCGGTTACGCCGTCGCCGGCATCGCGGTCATCGGGACGGTCCTGCTTCTTCCCGCGATCCCAGGGGCGATCGGCGGAGTCCTCGGGATGGCCTGGCAGCTGGTCGGCCTTCTGATCGCTGCAGGGATCATCGCCGGTGCGTTTTATCGGGTCGAGTACGACGTCGAGGAGACGTTCCTCGTCGTCTGGGCGGCGTTCATCGCGAGTGCGGCGTTCACCCAGACCCGGTTCAACTACTATCTCGCAATCGTGGTCGTGGTCCTGACCGCCTACTTCCTGCAGGAACTTCTCGTCCGGATCGACCTCGCAGAGCCGTCGCTTGCCGACCTCAAGAACGTCAAGGGCTGGCAGGTGATGGTCGTGGGAACCGTCGTCGTTCTGCTTCTGGTCCCGCTCGTGGCGGTTGCCACTCCGGCATGGACAGCCGGTGCCGGTACCGGCCCAGGTGCAGTCACCCAGTGGGACGACAGCCTCGACTGGATGAGCGAGGAGACGCCCCATCCGGGCGAACTCGAAGGACACGACAACCCGATGGAGTACTACGGCACGTACGAACGCCCGGCAGACGGCGACTTCGACTATCCCGACGGCGCCTACGGCGTGCAATCCTGGTGGGACTACGGCCACTGGATAACCACGAGGGGAGAACGGATATCGAACGCCAACCCGTTCCAGCAGCACGCTACCGAGGCCGCGAACTTCCTGCTTGCACCCAGCGAGGACGACGCTCGTGACGTGCTCGCACGCCAAAGTGACGAAGGCGAGAACACCCGGTACGTGATGGTCGACTACCAGATGACCACGCCCGGCTCGAAGTTCGGCGCGCCGATCGTCTGGTACGACGAGAACCCCGACCTGGAGAGAGAGGACTTCTACACGACCATGTGGCAGCAGATTCAGGAGGGTGAACAGGAAGGTGGTGCACAGCCGGTCGGGTTCGTCCAGGAACAGCGCTACTACGAGAGCCTGATGGTCCGGCTCTACGAATACCACGGCAGCGCACAGGATCCGCGCCCGATCGTGATCCAGTGGGAGGAGCAAACGTACACCAACGTCGAAACCGGTGAAGAGATCGACGTCAAACAGATGCCCACCGGCGACGAGGAGTTCGTCCTCGAGTTCGACACGATGGAGGAGGCCGAGGAGTACATCGAGGAGAACGACAACGCCCAGATCGGTGGTGTCGGACCGTATCCCTCCGAGAGAGTGCCCGCACTCGAACACTACCGCCTGGTGAAGGCGAGCGACTCGTCGGCGATGATCCCCGGCACTGAGTACGTGAATCATCTCCAGCGGACTGCACAGATGACCGGACTCTCCCCCGATGCCCTGATCGAAACCCAGCCACAGTGGGTGAAGACGTTCGAACGGGTGCCGGGTGCGACGATCGAAGGCGAGAACGCCACGCCCGGGGAAGACGTCGTCGCGCAGGTACCGATGGAGGTGCCCGCGACCGGCGAGACGTTCACCTACACTCAGTACGCCACCGCCGACGAGGACGGCGAGTTCGAGTTTACCGTCCCGTACTCGACGATCGGCTACGACGAGTACGGCCCCGACAACGGCTACACCAACGTGAGCGTCCGGGCGACCGGCGAGTACACGATCATGGAAGAGGGGATCGAAGAGCAGGACGGAGAGCTCGTCCAGTACCTCGACACGACCGACGTTCACGAAGGACAGGTCGTCGGTGACGATCCCGACCCGGTCAGCGTAACGCTGGAACCCGAGGCGCTCGACCTCGGTCAAGCACCCACTGGAGAGGACGAAGAAAACGGCGCCGATGAAGAATCCGACGGCGACGAGGAACCCAACGGTGACGAGGAGGAGACCGAGGGGAACGGCGACACTGACGAATCGCTTGTGGCGCCGACACTCGTCGGGTGA
- the aglG gene encoding glucosyl-dolichyl phosphate glucuronosyltransferase translates to MKVSVVVCTYSMDRLDPFFEAVDSVLAQTYDPLEVVLVVDGNEEVFEHVAERYEDEREVATEFTGDVVLHCNEENRGISYSRTKGAELASGDVVAFIDDDGVAEPEWIETLVDTYERTDAIAVGGYVAPDWVTEKPDFFPEEFYWLVGCTERGFADHMEEVRNTYGSNISYKREVFRSVGGYDPNTGRKGDRHIQAHEAPVGIRLRERYGKGVVYNRNAVVRHKLFDYRGEFRWLVFRSFWQGYSKRIMSVLYPDSQGDESAFLGKLLFSFLPGRLWSLAKAPAAAKAKQIVAIVVFTAAVGFGYLYGLTKTEREVLREESGDDAA, encoded by the coding sequence ATGAAGGTCTCGGTCGTCGTCTGTACGTATTCGATGGATCGGCTGGATCCCTTCTTCGAAGCAGTCGATAGCGTGCTCGCACAGACGTACGACCCGCTCGAGGTCGTTTTGGTCGTCGACGGGAACGAGGAGGTGTTCGAACACGTCGCGGAACGATATGAGGACGAACGCGAAGTGGCGACCGAGTTCACGGGCGATGTCGTGCTCCACTGCAACGAGGAGAATCGCGGGATCTCTTACAGCAGGACGAAGGGTGCAGAACTCGCGTCTGGTGACGTCGTCGCCTTCATCGACGACGACGGCGTCGCCGAACCCGAGTGGATCGAGACGCTGGTGGACACCTACGAGCGCACGGACGCGATCGCGGTCGGCGGCTACGTCGCACCCGACTGGGTGACTGAAAAGCCCGACTTCTTCCCCGAAGAGTTCTACTGGCTCGTCGGCTGTACGGAGCGGGGATTCGCCGACCACATGGAAGAGGTTCGGAACACCTACGGTTCGAATATCTCCTACAAACGGGAGGTGTTCCGTTCTGTCGGCGGGTACGATCCGAACACGGGACGGAAAGGCGACCGACACATCCAGGCCCACGAGGCCCCGGTGGGAATCCGCTTGCGGGAGCGGTACGGGAAAGGCGTCGTGTACAACAGGAACGCGGTGGTACGTCACAAACTGTTCGACTACCGTGGCGAGTTTCGGTGGCTGGTGTTCCGGTCGTTTTGGCAGGGCTACTCGAAACGGATCATGAGCGTCCTCTATCCCGATTCGCAGGGCGACGAGTCGGCATTCCTCGGCAAGCTGCTGTTTTCGTTTCTGCCGGGTCGGCTGTGGTCGCTCGCAAAAGCGCCGGCGGCGGCGAAAGCAAAACAGATCGTCGCGATCGTCGTCTTCACCGCCGCCGTCGGCTTCGGATACCTGTACGGGCTGACGAAAACCGAACGGGAGGTCCTCCGCGAGGAGTCCGGCGACGACGCAGCCTGA
- the aglM gene encoding UDP-glucose 6-dehydrogenase AglM: protein MKVTIVGSGYVGTTLAACLAEIGHEVVAIDIDEEPVAAINAGQSPIHEPGLDELVAEHAGGSLTATTEYAAVADADVTFLALPTPSRDDGSVDVSAIESGAESVGEALNRAEQAGAVPDGETIRHLVVVKSTVTPAVPAEVVAPAIERGLGRELASRDSSDDADAPGQFEVEVATNPEFLREGSAVSDLQNPDKMVFGYDAEWAGERLEAVFEPLLSDAVPVVRTDPATAMMIKYANNAFLASKISLINELGNVCKEYGIDAYEVADALGLDDRIGEQFLRSGVGWGGSCFPKDVDALRAAARGRGYQPELLDAAVAVNDYQPERLLELLDRHVDVDGKRVAVLGLAFKPGTDDTRNSRAVPVIEGLTERGGEVVAYDPVAVEDIRERYPHLEFEAAGSAETALSGAHATVVVTDWDEFATLDTEFDAMAEPVVIDGRRIIERRDGITYEGLTW, encoded by the coding sequence ATGAAGGTCACCATCGTCGGAAGCGGCTACGTCGGCACGACGCTTGCGGCCTGTCTCGCTGAGATCGGCCACGAGGTCGTCGCGATCGACATCGACGAAGAACCCGTGGCGGCGATCAACGCCGGCCAATCGCCGATCCACGAACCCGGGCTGGACGAACTCGTCGCCGAACACGCCGGCGGTAGCCTCACGGCGACGACCGAATACGCAGCCGTCGCCGATGCAGATGTCACGTTCCTCGCCTTGCCGACCCCCTCCAGAGACGACGGCAGCGTCGACGTCTCCGCGATCGAGAGCGGCGCCGAATCGGTCGGCGAGGCGCTCAACAGAGCCGAACAGGCGGGTGCCGTCCCCGACGGCGAAACCATCCGTCACCTGGTCGTGGTAAAGAGCACAGTCACGCCGGCGGTCCCCGCGGAGGTCGTCGCCCCCGCGATCGAACGCGGGCTCGGCCGGGAACTCGCCTCTCGGGATTCGAGCGACGACGCCGACGCGCCGGGGCAGTTCGAAGTCGAGGTCGCGACCAACCCCGAGTTCCTGCGGGAGGGCTCCGCCGTTTCGGACCTCCAGAACCCTGACAAAATGGTGTTCGGCTACGACGCCGAGTGGGCGGGCGAGCGCCTCGAGGCCGTCTTCGAACCCCTACTTTCCGACGCGGTCCCCGTCGTGCGAACCGATCCGGCGACCGCGATGATGATCAAGTACGCCAACAACGCGTTCCTCGCGTCCAAGATCAGTCTGATAAACGAACTCGGCAACGTCTGCAAGGAGTACGGCATCGACGCCTACGAGGTTGCCGACGCCCTCGGGCTCGACGATCGGATCGGCGAGCAGTTCCTGCGGTCGGGGGTGGGGTGGGGCGGGAGTTGCTTTCCGAAGGACGTGGACGCGCTCCGGGCGGCCGCCCGCGGTCGGGGCTACCAGCCCGAACTCCTCGATGCCGCCGTCGCGGTGAATGACTACCAGCCCGAACGACTGCTGGAGTTGCTGGATAGACACGTCGACGTCGACGGCAAGCGGGTGGCTGTGCTCGGGCTGGCGTTCAAGCCGGGCACCGACGACACCCGCAACTCCCGAGCGGTGCCGGTCATCGAGGGGCTGACCGAACGGGGTGGCGAGGTCGTCGCGTACGATCCTGTCGCCGTCGAGGACATCCGGGAGCGGTATCCCCACCTGGAGTTCGAGGCCGCCGGCTCCGCCGAGACGGCGCTGTCGGGCGCCCATGCCACCGTCGTCGTGACCGACTGGGACGAGTTCGCGACGCTGGATACAGAATTCGACGCGATGGCCGAACCAGTGGTGATCGACGGCCGGCGGATCATCGAGCGGCGCGACGGGATCACGTATGAAGGGTTGACCTGGTGA
- a CDS encoding MarR family transcriptional regulator yields the protein MVLDNVKHSAADGPLGDIAYLVRSDHRVSVLVVLSDCPQGRDELCERTDVSSSTIRRTLGEFEKRSWVCKNGHQYEATQLGSFIAEAMQVLIDRVETERKLRDVWHWLPEEFGELSVETWPDLRVTVAEPDFPYRPINRFESLLQGTTRFRCLRPEVSLMEPCFGLLFQLLDDEANITLIDRRACHAYFLSTYPERSAEMIQRDTFTALEHDRLPSHGIGLLDDRVTISCFEKGSGTVRALIDTDSQEVREWAESIYASYRADARPIDSQQIVG from the coding sequence ATGGTATTAGATAACGTGAAACATAGCGCTGCGGACGGACCCCTCGGTGACATCGCGTATCTCGTCCGTTCCGACCACCGCGTTTCGGTACTCGTGGTGCTTTCGGACTGCCCACAGGGCAGAGACGAACTCTGCGAGAGGACCGACGTTTCGTCGTCAACGATTCGACGAACCCTGGGTGAGTTCGAAAAACGCTCCTGGGTCTGCAAGAACGGACACCAGTACGAAGCCACGCAACTGGGGTCGTTCATCGCCGAGGCGATGCAGGTGCTGATAGACCGGGTCGAAACGGAGCGAAAGCTGCGCGACGTCTGGCACTGGCTTCCCGAGGAATTCGGAGAGCTTTCCGTCGAAACGTGGCCGGATCTCCGGGTGACTGTCGCCGAACCCGACTTCCCGTATCGACCGATAAACCGGTTCGAGTCGCTTCTCCAGGGAACGACCCGGTTTCGCTGTCTCCGTCCCGAGGTCTCCCTGATGGAACCGTGCTTCGGGCTTCTCTTTCAACTGCTTGACGACGAAGCGAACATCACGCTGATCGACAGACGGGCGTGTCATGCGTACTTTCTTTCGACGTATCCCGAGCGGAGTGCAGAGATGATCCAACGGGACACGTTCACCGCCCTGGAGCACGACCGGCTTCCCTCACACGGCATCGGCCTTCTCGATGACCGAGTTACCATCAGCTGCTTCGAGAAGGGCAGCGGGACGGTCCGGGCGTTGATCGACACCGATTCACAGGAGGTCCGAGAGTGGGCCGAATCCATCTATGCGTCGTACAGGGCGGATGCCCGGCCGATAGACAGTCAACAGATCGTCGGATAA
- the larC gene encoding nickel pincer cofactor biosynthesis protein LarC, whose translation MILAFDGRTGAAGDMILGALLAAGADRDALAPVEERLPIEYDVSRVTKSGVTATAVDVLLEHDDESDPGHAEGHGPSRSYDEVVEIVEGLNLSKEVERDARSVFELLAEAEAAIHGVDVTDVHFHEVGADDAIADVVGASLLFADLRADRVVTTPVSAGGGEVSTSHGTYPVPAPAVVQLAERADWRLVGGPVDRELLTPTGAAILAHFADGVDTLPELSVTGSGFGAGDADLTDRPNVLRAVIGAAAGRLRREEITVLETNLDDATPETLGGLHERLREAGALDVSVVSTTMKKSRPGHLVKVICRPGDARRVARALAIETGTLGVREHGAGHRWVANRRHETVELEIDGESYEVGVKIASTVDGEVYDASAEYDDAAAVADETGLATREVVRRAERRAGVETDARR comes from the coding sequence ATGATACTCGCGTTCGACGGTCGGACCGGCGCCGCCGGCGACATGATCCTCGGTGCGCTGCTCGCGGCGGGGGCCGACCGTGACGCACTCGCCCCGGTCGAGGAGCGGCTTCCGATCGAGTATGACGTCTCCCGGGTGACGAAGTCGGGAGTCACGGCGACCGCCGTCGACGTCCTGCTGGAACACGACGACGAATCCGACCCCGGGCACGCGGAGGGACACGGCCCCTCGCGGAGCTACGACGAGGTGGTCGAAATCGTCGAGGGCCTGAACCTGTCGAAGGAGGTCGAGCGCGACGCCCGTTCGGTCTTCGAGCTCCTCGCCGAGGCGGAGGCGGCGATCCACGGCGTCGACGTCACCGACGTCCACTTTCACGAGGTAGGCGCCGACGACGCGATCGCAGACGTCGTCGGCGCCAGCCTACTGTTTGCGGATCTCCGAGCGGATCGCGTCGTGACGACACCGGTTTCTGCGGGCGGCGGGGAGGTGTCCACGAGCCACGGCACGTATCCGGTTCCGGCACCCGCGGTCGTCCAACTGGCCGAGCGTGCCGACTGGCGACTCGTCGGCGGTCCCGTCGATCGGGAGCTCCTCACCCCCACGGGGGCGGCGATCCTCGCCCACTTCGCCGACGGGGTCGACACGCTTCCGGAGCTTTCGGTGACCGGATCGGGGTTCGGCGCCGGGGACGCGGACCTCACCGACCGACCGAACGTGCTCCGAGCGGTGATCGGAGCGGCGGCCGGTCGGCTCCGGCGCGAGGAGATCACCGTCCTGGAGACGAACCTCGACGACGCGACGCCGGAGACGCTCGGGGGGCTCCACGAGCGACTTCGAGAGGCGGGGGCGCTCGACGTCTCGGTGGTGTCGACGACGATGAAGAAATCTCGTCCGGGCCACCTGGTGAAAGTGATCTGCCGGCCGGGGGACGCCCGTCGGGTGGCCCGCGCGCTCGCGATCGAGACCGGGACGCTCGGCGTCCGGGAGCACGGCGCCGGCCACCGGTGGGTCGCAAACAGGCGACACGAGACTGTCGAGCTGGAGATCGACGGCGAGAGCTACGAGGTCGGCGTCAAGATCGCGAGCACGGTCGACGGCGAGGTGTACGACGCGAGCGCCGAGTACGACGACGCCGCCGCTGTCGCCGATGAGACCGGGCTCGCGACGCGGGAAGTCGTCCGTCGAGCCGAGCGGCGTGCCGGCGTCGAGACGGACGCCCGGCGGTGA
- the ileS gene encoding isoleucine--tRNA ligase has translation MDDTVEDQYTPADVEPAVESYWEEHDAYEAAKEAHADDPAFFFVDGPPYTSGQMHLGTAWNKTLKDAVIRYKRMSGYDVTDRPGYDMHGLPIEVKVEEELGFESKRDIEEYGMEAFIEECKSFAERNLEAMNEDFQSIGAWMDWEDPYKTVSPEYMEAAWWGFQQVAERGLVERGKRSISQCPRCETALANNEVEYEEVEDPSIYVKFPLSGREGYLVIWTTTPWTIPGNTFVAVGEELTYQAVEATTDGETELLYVAESCVEDVLRKGRYDSYEVREEFDGADLVGWEYDHPLSDEVPDHPDFEGAGTVYLADYVEADRTGLVHSAPGHGEEDFERGQELDLEIFCPVGPDGKFTELAGDYAGEFVRDANEGIRADLDGKGLLLADETYEHSYGHCWRCDTGIVQLVTDQWFISITDIKDDLLENMEQSEWHPQWARDNRFRDFIEDAPDWNVSRQRYWGIPIPIWVPEGDPERLEVETIDPDGDDVIVIGSREELANRADQDVDPDEVDLHRPTVDDITITEGETTYQRIPDVFDVWLDSSVATWGTLGYPGETEAFEELWPADLIIEAHDQTRGWFWSQLGMGTAAMGEIPYERVLMHGFANDSDGRKMSKSLGNIVTPEEAIDRAGRDPLRAYLLSHNQHGEDLAFEWDGLSETERKLNIFWNVFRFPLPYMRLDGYDVADLQLPESGPDALGEDVDLLTVDLWVLSRLQSLEGEVEDAWEEYAPHDALNAVVEFVTQDVSRFYVKAVRERMWEESDSASKRGAYATLVTVLSETIRLLAPFVPYLTERMYQTLDGRETTVHALSYPTPDDGWHDPELEGEIEVLRRVEEAAATARQQGGRKLRWPVTRVVVQSETEAVREAVASLSELLEERVNARRIEVVGTFDELIERAEPQMGAIGPAFGADAQSVMETVDGATREEIESGVEIDGEMVELDEEMVEYVAEPPENVSAADFDGGTVYVDTTLTEEIEAEGYARDVIRRIQEMRKELDLDVEEPIRVGFEIEDDRIAKLVDRHLEFVAEETRTEAWLDTPNEADDLAEEWDVEGVTVTIGVERVAATA, from the coding sequence ATGGACGACACAGTCGAGGACCAGTACACGCCCGCGGACGTCGAGCCCGCGGTCGAGTCGTACTGGGAGGAACACGACGCCTACGAGGCGGCAAAGGAGGCTCACGCCGACGACCCCGCCTTCTTTTTCGTCGACGGCCCGCCGTACACCAGCGGCCAGATGCATCTCGGAACCGCCTGGAACAAGACCCTGAAGGACGCCGTCATCCGGTACAAGCGGATGAGCGGCTACGACGTCACCGACCGACCGGGATACGACATGCACGGCCTGCCGATCGAGGTGAAAGTCGAGGAGGAACTCGGATTCGAGTCGAAGCGCGACATCGAAGAGTACGGGATGGAGGCGTTCATCGAGGAGTGCAAGTCGTTCGCCGAGCGTAACCTCGAGGCGATGAACGAAGACTTCCAGTCGATCGGCGCCTGGATGGACTGGGAGGACCCGTACAAGACAGTGTCGCCGGAGTACATGGAGGCCGCCTGGTGGGGGTTCCAGCAGGTGGCCGAACGCGGGCTCGTCGAGCGCGGGAAGCGTTCGATCTCGCAGTGTCCCCGGTGTGAGACGGCGCTTGCAAACAACGAGGTCGAGTACGAAGAGGTCGAGGATCCCTCGATCTACGTGAAGTTCCCCCTGTCCGGTCGCGAGGGATATCTCGTCATCTGGACGACGACGCCGTGGACGATCCCCGGGAACACGTTCGTCGCGGTCGGGGAGGAGCTCACCTACCAGGCTGTCGAGGCGACGACTGACGGTGAAACTGAACTCCTGTACGTCGCCGAATCGTGCGTCGAGGACGTGCTTCGGAAGGGGCGATACGACTCCTACGAGGTTCGCGAGGAGTTCGACGGCGCCGACCTCGTCGGCTGGGAGTACGACCATCCGCTGTCGGATGAGGTGCCCGACCACCCCGACTTCGAAGGGGCCGGGACCGTTTATCTCGCCGACTACGTGGAAGCCGATCGGACGGGACTCGTACACTCTGCACCCGGACACGGCGAGGAGGACTTCGAGCGCGGACAGGAGCTCGATCTCGAGATATTCTGTCCAGTGGGTCCAGACGGCAAGTTCACAGAATTGGCCGGCGACTACGCCGGCGAGTTCGTCCGCGACGCCAACGAGGGGATCCGGGCGGACCTCGACGGGAAGGGGCTGCTTCTGGCCGACGAGACGTACGAGCACTCCTACGGCCATTGTTGGCGGTGTGACACCGGGATTGTCCAGCTCGTTACCGACCAGTGGTTCATCTCGATTACCGACATCAAGGACGACCTCCTGGAGAACATGGAGCAGTCGGAGTGGCACCCCCAGTGGGCACGGGACAATCGCTTCCGGGATTTCATCGAGGACGCCCCAGACTGGAACGTCTCCAGACAGCGCTACTGGGGGATCCCGATCCCGATCTGGGTGCCGGAAGGCGACCCCGAACGGCTCGAGGTCGAGACGATCGATCCCGACGGGGACGACGTCATCGTGATCGGCTCCCGCGAGGAGCTTGCAAACCGAGCTGACCAGGATGTCGATCCAGACGAGGTGGACCTCCACCGACCGACGGTCGACGACATCACGATCACCGAAGGCGAGACCACCTACCAGCGCATCCCAGACGTGTTCGACGTCTGGCTCGATTCGTCGGTGGCCACGTGGGGAACCCTCGGCTATCCGGGCGAGACCGAGGCGTTCGAGGAACTGTGGCCCGCCGACCTCATCATCGAAGCACACGACCAGACACGGGGGTGGTTCTGGTCCCAGCTGGGGATGGGGACGGCCGCGATGGGCGAGATTCCCTACGAACGCGTTTTGATGCACGGGTTCGCCAACGACAGCGACGGCCGGAAGATGTCGAAGTCGCTGGGGAACATCGTCACACCCGAAGAGGCGATCGACCGGGCCGGTCGGGATCCCCTCAGAGCGTATCTGCTGTCGCACAACCAGCACGGCGAGGATCTCGCCTTCGAGTGGGACGGCCTCTCGGAGACCGAGCGGAAGCTGAACATTTTCTGGAACGTGTTCCGCTTCCCGCTGCCGTACATGCGACTCGACGGCTACGACGTGGCCGACCTCCAGCTTCCGGAGTCGGGACCGGACGCTCTCGGGGAAGATGTCGATCTCTTGACCGTCGATCTGTGGGTACTCTCCCGGCTACAATCACTCGAAGGCGAGGTCGAAGACGCCTGGGAGGAGTACGCTCCCCACGACGCACTCAACGCCGTCGTGGAGTTCGTCACCCAGGACGTCTCCCGCTTTTACGTGAAGGCAGTCCGCGAGCGGATGTGGGAAGAGTCCGATTCCGCAAGCAAGCGGGGGGCGTACGCCACGCTCGTAACCGTGCTCTCGGAGACGATTCGCCTGCTGGCGCCGTTCGTCCCGTACCTCACCGAACGGATGTACCAGACGCTCGACGGGCGCGAGACGACGGTGCACGCCCTGTCGTATCCGACGCCCGACGACGGCTGGCACGACCCCGAACTCGAAGGCGAGATCGAGGTCCTCCGACGCGTCGAGGAGGCAGCCGCGACCGCCCGACAGCAGGGCGGGCGGAAGCTCCGGTGGCCGGTCACCCGGGTCGTCGTCCAAAGCGAGACCGAGGCGGTCCGGGAGGCGGTCGCGTCGCTTTCGGAGCTTCTCGAAGAGCGGGTCAACGCCCGACGGATCGAGGTGGTGGGGACGTTCGACGAACTGATCGAGCGCGCCGAACCACAGATGGGCGCAATCGGCCCGGCGTTCGGAGCGGACGCACAGTCAGTGATGGAGACGGTCGACGGCGCCACGCGGGAGGAGATAGAGTCGGGTGTCGAAATCGACGGTGAGATGGTCGAACTCGACGAGGAGATGGTCGAGTACGTCGCCGAACCGCCGGAAAACGTCTCGGCGGCCGACTTCGACGGGGGCACCGTCTACGTCGACACCACGCTCACCGAGGAGATCGAGGCGGAAGGCTACGCCCGTGACGTGATCCGACGGATCCAGGAGATGCGCAAGGAGCTGGATCTCGACGTCGAGGAGCCCATCCGCGTCGGGTTCGAAATCGAGGACGACCGGATCGCAAAACTGGTCGATCGCCACCTGGAGTTCGTCGCCGAGGAGACCAGAACCGAGGCGTGGCTCGACACCCCGAATGAAGCGGATGACCTCGCCGAGGAATGGGACGTCGAGGGCGTGACCGTCACGATCGGTGTCGAGCGCGTCGCCGCGACGGCATGA